The following coding sequences are from one Triticum aestivum cultivar Chinese Spring chromosome 5A, IWGSC CS RefSeq v2.1, whole genome shotgun sequence window:
- the LOC123103481 gene encoding uncharacterized protein produces the protein MESKRSPCAPAVAVLLLLLLLVLMPDEVAAQVFCRSQFNLANEACSLRTYPGANPAVPPRRPLLLNASSSASGYELQAAGDEHSASGGHGGDHGGSSHGGGDHGAGHGSQHGGRHVGRRHGHQHRVGGADPYDTACCRRLMGIDNACICQAMSFLPQFMSRVKHSIKLTPVPGCDISFECAGVY, from the coding sequence ATGGAGAGCAAGAGATCGCCGTGCGCGCCGGCCGTGGCGgtgctcctcctcctgctgctgctcgtcctcatgccgGACGAGGTGGCGGCCCAGGTGTTCTGCCGGTCCCAGTTCAACCTGGCCAACGAGGCCTGCAGCCTGCGGACCTACCCCGGCGCCAACCCGGCGGTGCCGCCGCGGCGGCCACTGCTGCTCAACGCGTCGTCCTCCGCCAGCGGCTACGAGCTGCAGGCGGCCGGCGACGAGCACAGCGccagcggcggccatggcggcgaccACGGCGGCAGCAGCCACGGTGGCGGCGACCACGGAGCCGGCCACGGCAGCCAGCACGGGGGCAGACATGTCGGCCGCCGCCACGGGCACCAGCACCGCGTAGGGGGCGCGGACCCGTACGACACGGCGTGCTGCCGGCGACTCATGGGCATCGACAACGCCTGCATCTGCCAGGCCATGTCCTTCCTCCCGCAGTTCATGAGCAGGGTCAAGCACTCCATCAAGCTCACCCCGGTCCCAGGCTGCGACATCTCCTTCGAGTGCGCCGGCGTCTACTGA
- the LOC123103480 gene encoding ethylene-responsive transcription factor TINY yields MMIPCSRKVRISCCDPDATDSSDEDDRHAKKEKRMTMEVLVPMKTSGPLKSRKTLVPCGSKKSIGTEKKQPTSKYPGVRLRSWGKWAAEIRDPVSKTRKWIGTFTSEEAAAAAYEAERNRVRTEMLAIKSRSPPSEHEAVSSEATVSCVSSSVSFGDQKAQEVHKLASMEIDPDTADESLLHCSPEPPGKEIQVDAFVGRMNVDESLVHCSSTPSDEEIPVDAFCSQMNELPPISDYVCTTDKLSLDDISRLADMFPVNDFVDTTGEPPGDDYIGLADISHLPMPMFELDTELNWEGFDFASMERELERL; encoded by the coding sequence ATGATGATACCTTGTTCGCGGAAGGTCCGCATTTCCTGCTGTGATCCTGATGCCACCGATTCCTCTGATGAAGATGATCGGCATGCGAAGAAGGAAAAGAGGATGACAATGGAGGTACTAGTTCCAATGAAAACCTCCGGACCTCTCAAGTCTCGAAAGACCCTTGTGCCATGTGGCAGCAAGAAATCAATTGGCACAGAGAAGAAGCAACCAACCAGCAAGTACCCTGGTGTGCGCCTGCGGTCATGGGGTAAGTGGGCTGCGGAGATACGTGATCCTGTGAGCAAAACCCGGAAATGGATTGGCACATTTACCTCTGAGGAGGCCGCTGCAGCAGCATATGAGGCAGAACGGAACCGGGTACGCACTGAGATGTTGGCCATCAAATCTCGGTCACCTCCATCAGAACATGAAGCTGTGTCCAGCGAAGCTACTGTATCCTGTGTGTCTTCATCTGTGTCGTTCGGCGACCAGAAAGCACAAGAGGTACACAAGTTAGCGTCAATGGAGATAGACCCTGACACTGCTGATGAGAGCTTACTGCACTGCTCACCGGAACCGCCAGGTAAAGAAATCCAGGTAGATGCATTCGTTGGCCGGATGAATGTTGATGAAAGCTTGGTGCACTGCTCATCGACACCTAGCGATGAAGAAATTCCAGTGGATGCATTCTGCAGCCAGATGAATGAGCTTCCTCCTATCAGTGACTATGTTTGCACAACTGACAAACTCTCACTGGATGATATCTCAAGGCTGGCAGATATGTTTCCTGTCAATGACTTTGTCGACACAACAGGTGAGCCGCCTGGTGACGACTACATCGGGCTGGCAGACATCAGTCATCTACCGATGCCAATGTTCGAGTTGGATACAGAACTTAATTGGGAAGGTTTCGACTTTGCTTCGATGGAACGTGAACTAGAGAGACTTTAG